From the Mycoplasmatota bacterium genome, one window contains:
- a CDS encoding DUF4097 family beta strand repeat protein produces the protein MTKKIIITLVCIFIFSGIGAIIAFGASDRVDFNKTIKIDEEKVFTIDDVDQLNIKSTSADVNFIYVDSNEIKVKYYGEINCFLCKVDYKLNASKSNKTIEFNVNNTSFNFGISFFGDVNMDVYLPSTYEGNLYISTVSSDVKLHDMTLDYLNIRSVSGEVEASNLTLNKARFKSISGDIDIKNMTVANGTTIHTTSGEISLDTVTSQISLDSISGDIEVDALSGNLNASSTSGDLEINEISDNFDIRVNSVSGDVVLDVNQDASFNFATDSISGDIKIKFEYLVSGSNYEHHVSGRVGDSSNNININTTSGDITIK, from the coding sequence ATGACTAAAAAAATTATTATAACCTTAGTTTGTATCTTTATATTTTCAGGGATAGGTGCTATTATAGCTTTCGGAGCATCTGATAGAGTAGATTTTAATAAAACGATTAAAATTGATGAAGAAAAAGTATTTACTATTGATGATGTTGATCAATTAAACATAAAATCAACAAGTGCTGATGTCAATTTTATCTATGTTGATAGTAATGAAATCAAAGTAAAGTATTATGGAGAAATCAATTGTTTTTTATGTAAAGTAGATTATAAATTAAATGCAAGTAAATCTAATAAAACAATTGAGTTTAATGTTAATAATACATCCTTTAATTTTGGAATCTCATTTTTTGGAGATGTAAACATGGATGTTTATTTACCTAGTACATATGAAGGTAATCTTTATATTAGTACAGTATCTTCTGATGTAAAACTTCATGATATGACATTAGATTATTTAAACATCCGTAGCGTATCAGGAGAGGTTGAAGCAAGTAATTTAACGTTAAATAAAGCGAGGTTTAAATCAATTTCAGGTGATATTGATATTAAGAATATGACAGTGGCAAATGGTACCACGATACATACCACTTCAGGTGAGATATCACTTGACACAGTTACTTCTCAAATAAGTTTAGATTCTATATCAGGTGATATTGAAGTAGATGCGTTGAGTGGAAATCTTAATGCATCATCAACTTCAGGTGATTTAGAAATAAATGAAATAAGTGATAACTTTGATATCAGGGTTAATAGTGTATCAGGTGATGTAGTATTAGATGTCAATCAAGATGCATCATTTAATTTTGCAACAGATTCTATATCAGGTGATATTAAGATTAAGTTTGAATATTTAGTAAGTGGATCAAATTATGAACATCATGTTAGTGGAAGAGTAGGAGATAGTTCAAATAATATCAATATAAATACCACATCTGGAGATATTACCATTAAATAA
- a CDS encoding NUDIX domain-containing protein: MDINFKHDHKCFNFRVASVIKKEDKILLTKDLNYHTLPGGRVHFGETTETAVKRAVYDALNIHVEISKLLSINENFFDYGEDDYHELLFVYLCEIEDDVDIEDIDFSKFTKTQYQLISCKEILNLNFKPEFILSDLEKVSNQITHNVNK; encoded by the coding sequence ATGGATATTAATTTCAAACATGATCATAAATGTTTTAATTTTCGTGTGGCTTCTGTAATCAAAAAAGAGGATAAAATATTACTTACAAAAGACTTAAATTATCATACATTACCAGGTGGAAGAGTCCATTTTGGAGAGACTACAGAAACCGCAGTTAAAAGAGCTGTATACGATGCATTAAATATACATGTTGAAATATCAAAGTTGCTTTCAATTAATGAAAACTTCTTTGATTATGGAGAAGATGATTATCATGAATTATTGTTTGTCTACTTATGTGAAATAGAAGATGATGTTGATATAGAAGATATAGATTTTAGTAAATTTACAAAAACTCAGTATCAACTTATCTCATGCAAAGAAATATTAAATTTGAATTTTAAACCAGAGTTTATTTTAAGTGATTTAGAAAAAGTTTCTAATCAAATTACTCATAATGTGAATAAATAA
- a CDS encoding PadR family transcriptional regulator, producing the protein MNIQFKKGVLELCVLSILDQKDCYGYELVNNISRSFTISEGTIYPLLSRLKKEGYVTTYLEESQEGPTRKYYELSPAGRNILKDLKTEWFSFTKGVNRLLKRSEAYE; encoded by the coding sequence ATGAATATACAATTTAAAAAAGGAGTATTAGAGTTATGTGTTCTTTCTATACTAGATCAAAAAGACTGTTATGGATATGAGTTAGTTAACAATATCTCACGCAGTTTTACAATTAGTGAAGGAACAATTTATCCATTGTTATCTAGATTGAAAAAAGAAGGGTACGTGACAACCTATTTAGAAGAGTCACAAGAAGGTCCCACAAGAAAATATTATGAACTGAGTCCAGCAGGAAGAAACATTTTAAAGGACCTAAAAACAGAATGGTTTTCATTTACTAAAGGAGTTAATAGATTATTGAAGAGGAGTGAAGCATATGAATAA
- a CDS encoding NfeD family protein produces MEYWLAPLIWFLIAILLIVIESMTFNLITIWFALGAIATMFISIIFREAYAIQFAVFLGVSLLMVVTIRNYAVKKFKATTIKTNVNSLIGKKVMVSKTIEEFKYGEVKVDGNYWTAKTENNEIIEENSVVEIIEVSGVKLIVRKIETK; encoded by the coding sequence ATGGAATATTGGTTAGCCCCATTAATTTGGTTCTTAATCGCTATTTTACTAATAGTTATTGAATCAATGACATTTAATTTAATAACAATATGGTTTGCATTAGGTGCAATTGCGACGATGTTTATATCGATAATATTTCGAGAAGCATATGCAATTCAATTTGCTGTATTTTTAGGCGTTTCGTTGTTAATGGTGGTTACTATTAGAAACTATGCTGTTAAAAAATTTAAGGCTACGACGATAAAAACCAATGTAAATTCTTTAATTGGAAAAAAAGTAATGGTATCTAAAACAATTGAAGAATTTAAATATGGAGAAGTAAAAGTAGATGGTAATTATTGGACAGCGAAAACGGAAAATAATGAGATAATAGAAGAAAATTCAGTTGTAGAAATAATTGAAGTAAGCGGTGTGAAATTAATCGTTAGAAAAATAGAAACAAAATAG
- a CDS encoding manganese efflux pump: MPLIGYYLAFFVFTQINLATYLEGKIKMIPFIILCILGFMILLKKENDDQFSIRNLINKCIFAFSVSIDSFLAGIAFTTIDHTHILIVAFLFSIVSCILTFIGLSIGKKTAQKLLNASLDYYAGVLMIILAIISLFI; this comes from the coding sequence ATGCCCTTAATTGGTTATTATTTAGCCTTTTTTGTTTTTACACAAATCAATTTAGCCACCTATTTAGAAGGAAAAATCAAAATGATTCCCTTTATAATTTTATGTATATTAGGGTTTATGATATTATTAAAAAAAGAGAATGACGATCAATTTAGTATAAGAAATCTTATCAATAAATGTATATTTGCTTTCTCAGTAAGTATTGATAGTTTTCTAGCTGGAATTGCATTTACAACAATTGATCATACTCATATATTAATAGTTGCATTCCTTTTCTCAATTGTCAGCTGTATTTTAACTTTTATTGGTCTTTCTATTGGTAAAAAAACAGCTCAAAAATTACTCAACGCTAGCTTAGATTATTACGCTGGTGTTCTTATGATTATACTAGCAATTATTTCTTTGTTTATCTAA
- a CDS encoding DUF1700 domain-containing protein: protein MNKREFMKVFNEQLKGIPEQDKKDILYDYEEHFTIGMNEGREEEDIAKSLGHPKSLAKEMRANYMITRVEESFTVGNFFRALFASLGLGFFNLVFILGPFIAVAATIFALFVSGVAFIVSGLFVIIAPFFPNFFDNVPSPILGIFVGLAISSLGGLWTIGTVYLSKWFYLITIKYFKFNLSIIVNRRK from the coding sequence ATGAATAAAAGAGAATTTATGAAAGTTTTTAATGAACAATTAAAAGGGATACCAGAACAAGATAAAAAAGATATATTATATGATTATGAAGAGCATTTTACGATTGGAATGAATGAGGGAAGAGAAGAAGAAGATATCGCAAAATCATTAGGTCATCCAAAATCTTTAGCTAAAGAGATGAGAGCCAATTATATGATTACTAGAGTTGAAGAATCGTTTACAGTCGGAAATTTCTTTCGCGCATTATTTGCTTCATTAGGATTAGGTTTCTTTAATTTAGTTTTCATATTAGGACCTTTCATTGCCGTTGCAGCTACGATATTTGCATTATTTGTATCTGGTGTTGCGTTTATTGTAAGTGGATTATTTGTGATTATTGCACCATTTTTTCCAAACTTCTTTGATAATGTTCCAAGCCCTATACTAGGGATTTTTGTTGGATTAGCAATTTCTTCTCTAGGTGGATTATGGACGATTGGGACAGTTTATTTATCTAAATGGTTTTATCTAATTACTATAAAGTATTTTAAATTTAATTTAAGTATTATTGTGAATAGGAGAAAATAA